The stretch of DNA CATTGATGTAGTGCTTCAACATTTTCACATGAAATGTTGAACCAGTTTACTGTAATTGGTGGACTGGATTTGAATAAATGTTAAATATAGTATCTTAAAATGTTGACCATAATATCCTAAAGTAAAAAACTATTTAGCAAAACAATAAATACCAAAGAAAGATGAAGCTGCTGGTTTCCGCACACAAGAAGGTAGCAGGACCGTGCGGGCAGTGGGTGGGCCTAGCAGCCGTGCGATGCTGCCTCTTCTTTATTGAGCTGAGATGGGCTGAGCGTGGAAGGAATCGTGGGCCGTGGACTTAGTAGATGGGCTACTATTGGATTATAGATGAAGGAGTTAACTATCTAGTAGAAGATAGATAGGAAGTGTGGATCCTTCCGGAAGATTTTTTTTCCTCACTTCCTACTGTTTAAGATTCGTGCAAACAACCACAGTCCTTAGATCAATCTTAAACCCTAGCTTCCTCTCTCCTAACCTTCTCTCTCCCACCCTGCCGCCATCTACTCAcgtgcgctgccgccgccgcccgcgccctgtGCCCTCACGCGCCCCCACGCGGTGCCTCGTTGCCGTGCGCTGCCGCGCTGCCttgctgccgtgcgccgccctaCTCTGCGCTGCCTtgctgccgtgcgccgctgccgcgcgctgCTGCGCAGCTGTCGCACACCGCCCTGCCGCGCGCTGCTGCTTGCGTGCTGCGCTGCTGGCGCGCGTTGTTGCTTGCgggctgcgccgctgccgcacggtgccgcgcgccggcgccggagaagaaggcgCCCAAGTCGTCTTAGAAGAGGCGCCTGTTCAACTTTCAATTTTAGTATTTTCAACATTTCATTACTCCAATTTCAACATTCCGTATCTATAATTTTAACAATTCGAAGTTTAATGTTGAATATGTTTATGAAAAATGTTGAGGTCATTATGTTGAAATGTTGAACTTGTTTGTATCAACTAATTGGGCCAAATATACTTTAAAGATGAAAGACTTATCTACCTTCCACCGGATGTATAGGAGCCCCCGATAGGAAGGCCCACAACACGCGGTGAAAAATGTTGAGGTCGTTCTGTTGAAATGTTGAACTTGTTTGTATCAACTAATTGGGCCAAATAGACTTTAAAAATGAAAGATTTATCTACCTTCCACCAGATGTATAGGAGCCCCCCGATAGGAAGGCCCACAACACGCGGCGTTTCCCGCACGCgacggcgaggcgacggcgACATTCAGGACCCTCCGCTCCGGGAACAAGATCCTCTGCAGTCGGGCAAACTGACTGCTCCCGGCAATCATCCAATCGACACCGTTGGTGAGGATCGAACGATGGCAGCAAACTCCCACGTACTCTCCTCACGCtgggccgtgggccgtggcCCAACAAGACCAGGAACACTtcatcctcttttttttcttgtacaCCTCGTCTTCTTCCTCACGGCTGACGGCTCACGTCAAGCAACACTGCCGTGCGCTCCGCTCCTCCATCGCCGAGCTGCTGATTTGACCGAACCAGCCGCCGCGGGCCGAGGTAGCCCCTCCGCGCCGCTCATCCGCTCCTCCACGCTTGCCGTTCGCCGCGGGCCTAGCTACCTCCGCCGCTCATCCCTCCTCAGCTCCTCTCCccgagccggccgccgcgggctgAGCTCCACTCGCCGCGCCGCAACTCAGCCGGAGCTGGCCGTGCCTTGCTCCCCACCGCGACCTTCGCTCCTCTGCCGGAGTTCGCCTCGCCGCCCTGAGCCGGACGTGCCGCGGGCCGCTCCTCCGCTCGAGCTGGCCGCAGGCCACCGACCACGAGCCGCTCCTCCGCTCGAGCTGGCCGCAGGCCACCGGCCGCGGGCCGCTCCTCCGCTCGAGCTCGCCCCGACGCGTGTTGCTCCTCGGAGATGTGTCGATCTGCAACCAAGGGGAAGAGAGCTGCTGTCCAGGATGCCGCCGCCCAAGACGAGACGGCGATGGCGAGATGCTCGCCAGGGGAAGGAAGGCTGATGCGAGCAGCTGTCTGTGCTCTTGTTGGGCCACGGCCCAGCGTGCGGAGGTCAAGTGCGTGGGAGTTTGCCATCGTCGGATCCCCACCAACGGTGTCGATGGGGTGACTGCCAGGAGCAATCACTTTACCCGACTGCAGAGGATCTCGTTCCCCGCTCCGACCAAGTCGTCGGGGGTTTGGCTGGCGCACATTCAGGCCCCTCCGCTCCGACCAAGTCGTCGGGGGGTTTGGCTGGCGGACGGAGTCGACCGCCATAGATTACCGTCAAAATCTGGTTCTAAGGTATGCCCTGATTCCCAGACTCCTGCCGTATCTTCATGTTATGTTATGTGGCTTCTCTCTCGGCCTGCAATCCTCTTAAATCCTTCGGTGCTAATGCGTTGTTAGTTCTCTGAAGAATCTGGACAAATGGTAGTTGCTTCCGTTGTTCTTTATGAACTATCCAAACTGAAGATGACAAAAAGGTAGTTCACACCTACATTCAAAATTGCAATTTGCAAGTACAGTATACCTGAGAACTGTAACACCCGGGATCCTGAACAAAATTGTGCTCCAAGAACAGAGAGTTTGAACACAGGTGGCTGAACTAGTGTGCGATGCAAAACATTACTAGTGTACAGTACAAGTGTACAACTGAAGTAAACTATCGTACAATTGATACACATTTTAAAAGGAGAAGTAGCAGTAAACTAGTTACAGTGGAGGTTGAAGTCGAggaaactaaaaaaaaaaactattctgTTAAACGAAGCTCTGCTTTCAATTGATCCTATCGGGCTGCCACCGAGCCGGCGATCCGGATGTTGTCCTCCGAGCTGGGCTGCCACAGCTTCTCGAACGCGTCGCCCACCGACAACGGCTGCACCAGAACGGAGAGGCTGAACACGACCTCGGCCATCttgggccgccgcgccgcgtcctCCTCGGTGCAGGCCCTCGCCATGCCGGCCACGCTGAGAGCCGCGTCGACCTGGTACTCGCTTCCCAGGGCGGGGTCCATCCACTTGATCAGCTTCGCCTCCCGCTTGTCGCCGGCCTCCAGCACGGCGCGGATCTCCCGCGACAGCATGCCGATCTCCGAGCCGATGCGCGCCTCCATCGCCCTCCGCCCGGAGAGGAGCTCCAGGAGCAGAAGCCCGAAGGCGAACACGTCGGAGCTCGTCGCGGCGGCGTCGACCGTGGCTGGCTTGGCCAGGGAGAAGCCCGATATCTTAGCCCTGAGATCCGCCGTCAGGAGGATGTTCCGCGCCCGGATGTCGCCGTGCACCATGCTCGGCTGCGTGTGCTCGTGCATGTAGAGCAGGCCGTTGGCGACGTCCAGCGCAATGCCCAGCCTCTGAACCCAAGACAGAGTCGCCGCGGCCACGAcgcacgacgacgacggcaccgCGGACGGCGGCTTCTGGTACAGCCACTTGTCGAGCGAGCCCTTCTCGGCGAACTCGTACACCAGGAAGGCGTAGTCCCCGTCGGCGCCGATGGACACGCCGGCCAGCTTGATCAGGTTGGCGTGGTTGACCATCTGCATCATCCGCAGCTCCGCCGACACGTCGCCTTTCGCCGGCTTCACCGCGAACACCTCCCCGTCGAGCTTCGCCCGGTAGTACGAGCTCCCGATCCTGCAACGCTCGTCCAAGTTGGTCGTCGCCTCCATGATCTCCTCCTCCACGAAGATGATCGGCTTGTCGATGAACTGCGACACGCCGTTGATCAGCTTGTTGTCCCCTCCTCCGATCATGTGGGCGAATGAATTGCCGCTCTCGAGACCGTACTGGTTCTTGTCCCACGAAAGCTTGGGGCTCACGAACCGTGAGCCCAGGCGCACCGACGCCTTCTTGCCGTACCTCCGGTGCGCCAGGGTCGCCACGCACACGGCGGCGAGCGCCACGAGAGACCCTGAGATGCCGAGGCCTATGATGATACCCCGACGGCGCGACCTGGACTTGTCATCGCCTCCGCCAGCAGCGTAGCGTAGCGGCGGAAGCTGCGGTGGCTGCCGAACTGGGATCAGCATCGGCGGGCCCATGACGGAGGCGAAGCTGCTGGTGACGTTGTTCGCCTCGGCGATGTCGTCCGCGGCGGCGTTCATCAGCTTGCTCACCTGGGACATGCTGTCCAATTGTTGCCACACGTAGGTGATGAGGCTCTGCACCCCACGGCTGCGCTCATCCCGAGTCGGGCACCGGCACAAGAGCGGCACCGTGATCTCCTGCCCGACCTGCAGTTTGGTGGGCTCCAGCTCGGGGTTCAGCTGCTGGATGAGGTGGTACTCGGTGAGGTTCGCGTAGGAGAAGCCGGCGAGGTTGTAGAAGATGTCGCCGAGACGGATGGGGTACGTGACGTTGGCGATGGACCAGGCGCCCGTGCAGCCGCAGCGGACGGGCACGAGCAGAGGCTGGCCCGGCAGGAGCACGGCGTCCTCGGATGTCAGGTTGTTGGTGCTGGCGATCCGCGCCCGGCTCGTGTCGAAGAGGTCCGAGATGCTGCCGAGGTCCAGGTAGCCCGGGGCCTGCGTCCGGTACACGACGTAGGTGTCGCACGGCGCCGGGACTCTGCAGGCGAAGCGCTCGGGGACGGTGTAGTTGCCGTCGTCGTCCAGTGCGCCGGCGCgccggaggccgaggaggacggcgaggaggagaggcAGCGAGGGGCGGCGGAAATGGCGGGTCTCCATTTGGCTTTCGGTGTCACGGCCTCACGGGTGCGCGCGTCTGTGTGAGCTCGGCTGCTAAATGCAGATGCGATTGCGAAGCAGTGAGGCGATTGCAGTTCAAGTCAATATCAGTGGTGTTTTGTCGCGGCTCTGGCGCTTTGATTCGGTTCTTGAAGTCAATAGCACGCATGATTTGATCGGAACTGGTGCAGGTGTGGCCGCCTGTTCAATTTGTAGAGCCGGGATGAAGAATGGGACAGACCATCGGTTGAAGGTCGCTTTCGTGGCGATTGCTTTGTGGCCGGGACAACGGAACGGGTCGGCCGCTGTCTGATTGCAGCAGAGGTTGCCGTCAGATGATGCTACGGCATCGTTGTCAAGAGAAAGATGAAGGGATTATACTAGAATGGCGCCATTACCAACATCATAAGATACTGCTAAGAAACGAGGTGTCGATGCGCCCAATGGCTGTGGAAGGTTTCTAACTGCAGGAAATACCGGTCACTGGCAGATGGAGATGTCTGCATATCAGGTGTAGAGTTGATAAAAAAAACAAGTTTGAAATCAGTTTGGAAAGATGCATGGTGTAGCATGGGCCGTTTTCCAAAGCACACAACACAGATGGATCTAGTGATTCCAGTCACTCTTGATTTTGATGCGTGATTCTGAAATTAACATTCCATCTGGTCGGTAACTTTCTCGAAGATCGATTAACAGCAGCAGTGTCAGGGCCTCGGGCCACATGCCCACATGTATGAGATGAAATCTCATCATGGGCCGTTATGCACCTGCCGAGTTGAGGCCCGGAAATCCCAATTCGGTGCTCCCACATGGGCCTACCAACAACAGCATCCGTGGACCACACTCATCCCGTGCAGTCTCCACCCATCCTCCTTCCTGTTgtcaaaaaaattagattagtGATCAATTATTGTAATTAGTTAATTAGTAATTCATGAAAGGGCCATCTTAAAAGGGCCACCCCGAAGGAGCCATACCGAAGGGGCATGTCCCTTCGGATTCCCTTGGTCTTGTATATAAATTGTAATCTCTATCAATCATTCCCTcaatctctttctctctttctacTTTCATTCTAACACGTTATCAGACACATTAGTTCTACTACTGAGCGCAAGAGAACATGCCGGAGGCCTGTCGAACTCGACGAGAAGACCACACTCACCAGAGAAACACACAACTCGCCGAGTTCCACCCCTTCCCCAGGCAAACTCGCCGGGAAGAACTCTCGGTCTTTGGCCTCCAGGAAACTCGACAAGAATCTGGCAGAGAAGATGTAGAGTCCATCCTCTAAACAACCACAGCAAAAGCAAACAGGAATTAGGCCATGAATTTCAACGAGTAAGACTAGACTCCTTTCATTTATATTTCTTAGAATCACAAAAGAAGAACGCACCACCGTTCTTCAACGACGACGAATCCTCGCCGAAGTTCGCTAGGCCGTCATCGGCAGcgcagcacacacgaacggcctcTACATGGCCGCCATCGACGGCGGCACCCACAACTCCATCGCCAGCGGTGACGCTGCCCTCGGCAGCGTGCACCCTGCGCCGGCCTCGCAGGCACCCGCATCCTCGCAATCAGAGCCCTCACCTTCGACGAGGGGACGCCTCCCCATTCCTGGCCACAGGCCATCGGTCTGGGCCCGAACGTCGGCGGCCCTTACTTCATCTCCTTCATGGCCGTCAACACCGCAGCAGCGGCCTCGGCGGCACCCGCATCTCCGCCATCGGCGGCGGTCGCTTCTCCTCCACCAAGGACGGCGCCCACGACGCCAGTTTCTCCACCCACGGCAGCCAATCCTTCCTCGCCGGCAGCCTGCATCGCGGACAATGGCCGGCGGCCGGTCCACAACCAGCGCATGGGGGGCCGGATCGAGGCAAGAAGAGAAGGGGAAGGCGCAGACGGGGGGGCGCCCATGGTGTCGGGGAGCGGCGGTGCATCGCGAACGGCCGCGCAAAGgcaaggaggaggcgcggcaCAGGCAGGCGGGGGCTCTCTTGTGAAAGATAGATAAGTTATTCATCTTTAAAGTCCATTTGACCTAATTATCCACTGTAAATATGTTCAACATTTTGATAGTGTTAactcaatatttttttaaatagatTCAACATTTTACGATCAAAATGTTGAAAACTGTACAGACGAATGTTAAAATTGGAAGTACAAAATGTTAAAAGTAATAAATTGAAATGTTGAAGGCGCTTCTTCTCTGGCGAGCaggcttcttctccggcgagctcggcacgaggcggtggcggccacgACCCACAGGCAGGAGCAGGCCAACAGGCCAGCCAGCCCAATCGAGCCACCTGCAAATGAAAGCCCCCTATCTTCCGTGCAATCTTGCATTTAGGCCTCAAATCTCGATCTATTTACATATTTAAGTATATTCAATTCTGTATGTATATAATTAAGGCTCTAAATTATTCTATTTTAGTCTTCAGATTATTCTAAATTTGCATAATTGTTGTCACTAGTTATCTAGACTATCAAGTTTAGAAATTAGCATCAAAATAATATGAATATTATATAATTATCACAGTAGTTGTATATATGTGATCCGCAGATCTCACAttagttatgcaaatattattttcGAACAATTTTTCATGTGCTGTTTATTATATTTGTATCATTGCAAATATGGCACTTGATTTACATTCTACATTAAGTAGCAATATGCCAAATTCAAATTAAGGTATATAAATATGATTTTTTGGAAAAACACAAGGTAATGGAGACCTAGGCATCGGCTGCAATAAGTTCTTTAAGAATTTATTTGCCCTGAGACCATGCTTTTAGGCAGCAAGTTACTTGCCCTTTACTAAACGTCTATATTTTATGATGATTACCTATAATGTGTATATCCAAAATATTCTATACAATTAAATTTGTATATATTAAAACTATCAAGTCATTTATTCCCGCAcgaatattataaaaataattacactaTTTAAATCACTATACCTTAAAATATGATTCATAAATCAACTTGATTTcattattttgcataaatttacacacataaattttagtttacctcAGTAGATTAATCATATACATGATCTTTCATGTAGAAAAATGGCTCGTCTAGTTAATATGGATTTCACTAAAACTACAACAGATAGTCATAAATATCTGTCCTGGGCTACACTTGTCAAAATATTGCTAACAGCAAAGGTTTTATTGACGGCATCAATAAACCCATACACCAACCCATGTTTCAGACACAACCAACATCACAATTCTTGAGACACCATTTTTCACCTAGATCTCAAGATATTGGAAAATGATCCATTCAAACTTTGGGTTGCACTCAAAGAATATTATGATTAACATAGGGCAATCATTTTGCCAGAAGCATGGCGTGAGTAGTCACTACTTCGCCTCatgaatttcaaatctatcgcaAAATAGAATTCTGCAGTGGCCAAAATTGTTGCAAGCTTCAGTTTTGTGATCAAATTATAGATAATGCAGAAATAATCAAAAAGATATTATCCATATTTTCCCTTTCGAATAGGTTACATCAGCACAAATATTCTGATATCATACATGACCTACTATAGGTAGAAAGATATGATGCGCTCTTAACAAAGAACCATCAACTACGCCCGCAGGGCTCAACACTACTAtcagaaaataaatacaatgatCAGAATATCAAAATGAAATTTGGTGGCATGAAATTCAAAATGAATTTCAAGGAAACACCAAGAAATATCACAAATATAAGGGTCCTAACGAAGGCAAAaccattttttttagaaaaacaaTATTGAAACATGACAACTTTCAAGTTTGTCAAAAGTGTGATTATCACAATCACATAACTAAAAGTGCAACATTGCCAAATATTTGATTGATTTATACTTGAAATCTATTGGTAAATAAGTTCAAGGGAACAAATTTGAAGCACACTTCAACACTCGACCTACTAAAATTAGTTGCTCCGAGATGTTCCTATGGAACACAATGAAGATGTTCTACAGAACAAAATAACGAGGAGACACCACTACGTGGAACAACCTATTAAGCACTGACAATATGGTCGTGGAAGTTCAATTCAACGACATATTTGGAGAAAACTTAATAATTCCCAGCAACTTGATACGTAGCCATATTTTATTGTGTCGTAAATATTTGTTATCAAGGATTATCCCACAGGAACAATCCAAATGAAGAAGGAATTTATTTAGTGGACATGGTCCTACTAATACTATGCTTAGGGAAATTAAATACTTCCAAACTCTCATAAAGAGTATAGAAAATTTCAC from Panicum virgatum strain AP13 chromosome 9K, P.virgatum_v5, whole genome shotgun sequence encodes:
- the LOC120648862 gene encoding serine/threonine receptor-like kinase NFP, with the translated sequence METRHFRRPSLPLLLAVLLGLRRAGALDDDGNYTVPERFACRVPAPCDTYVVYRTQAPGYLDLGSISDLFDTSRARIASTNNLTSEDAVLLPGQPLLVPVRCGCTGAWSIANVTYPIRLGDIFYNLAGFSYANLTEYHLIQQLNPELEPTKLQVGQEITVPLLCRCPTRDERSRGVQSLITYVWQQLDSMSQVSKLMNAAADDIAEANNVTSSFASVMGPPMLIPVRQPPQLPPLRYAAGGGDDKSRSRRRGIIIGLGISGSLVALAAVCVATLAHRRYGKKASVRLGSRFVSPKLSWDKNQYGLESGNSFAHMIGGGDNKLINGVSQFIDKPIIFVEEEIMEATTNLDERCRIGSSYYRAKLDGEVFAVKPAKGDVSAELRMMQMVNHANLIKLAGVSIGADGDYAFLVYEFAEKGSLDKWLYQKPPSAVPSSSCVVAAATLSWVQRLGIALDVANGLLYMHEHTQPSMVHGDIRARNILLTADLRAKISGFSLAKPATVDAAATSSDVFAFGLLLLELLSGRRAMEARIGSEIGMLSREIRAVLEAGDKREAKLIKWMDPALGSEYQVDAALSVAGMARACTEEDAARRPKMAEVVFSLSVLVQPLSVGDAFEKLWQPSSEDNIRIAGSVAAR